From the Streptomyces syringium genome, one window contains:
- a CDS encoding beta-ketoacyl synthase N-terminal-like domain-containing protein — protein sequence MSVAITGVGLLLPGLTDPQGLLGPAVSGADPVDPAALIGKKGLRYKDRATQIGLCLASAALADAGLLDDGGLTVPGERVGIVVSTNLGNADTVCRAVATIAKEGTTGLSPMDTPNASSNITASEAAIRFDLRGPNLTVCNGVTSGLDAVRWAALTVRSGRADHMLVLGVEPDNDVTRALVGGPVVDGGAAVVLGRTAESTRAKVTLGPAVRGASLAACADELARTAPGAAGWLTDDPALVPVGAEHFGLHGWGECSGALGVLQCAAAAGWAATGRTEPVYALLGGAGAPSAGLALTPCGPSS from the coding sequence ATGAGCGTCGCGATCACCGGTGTGGGGCTGCTGCTGCCCGGGCTCACCGACCCCCAGGGGCTGCTCGGGCCCGCCGTGTCCGGCGCGGACCCCGTCGACCCCGCCGCCCTGATCGGCAAGAAGGGGCTGCGCTACAAGGACCGGGCCACGCAGATCGGGCTGTGCCTGGCGTCGGCCGCGCTGGCCGACGCGGGGCTGCTGGACGACGGCGGGCTCACCGTGCCCGGCGAGCGGGTCGGCATCGTCGTCAGCACCAACCTCGGCAACGCCGACACGGTCTGCCGGGCGGTCGCGACCATCGCGAAGGAGGGCACCACCGGGCTCAGCCCGATGGACACCCCGAACGCCTCCAGCAACATCACCGCCTCGGAGGCCGCGATCCGCTTCGATCTGCGCGGCCCGAACCTGACGGTGTGCAACGGCGTCACCTCCGGTCTGGACGCGGTGCGCTGGGCGGCCCTGACCGTCCGGTCCGGGCGCGCCGACCACATGCTCGTCCTGGGCGTGGAGCCCGACAACGACGTGACGCGGGCGCTCGTGGGCGGACCCGTCGTGGACGGCGGCGCGGCCGTGGTCCTCGGCCGGACCGCCGAGAGCACCCGGGCCAAGGTCACGCTCGGTCCGGCGGTCCGGGGCGCCTCGCTCGCCGCCTGCGCGGACGAGCTCGCCCGCACGGCTCCCGGCGCCGCCGGGTGGCTCACCGACGACCCGGCGCTCGTACCGGTCGGCGCGGAGCACTTCGGCCTGCACGGCTGGGGCGAGTGCTCCGGCGCGCTGGGCGTCCTGCAGTGCGCGGCGGCCGCCGGCTGGGCCGCCACGGGCCGCACCGAGCCGGTGTACGCGCTGCTCGGCGGTGCCGGTGCGCCCTCCGCCGGACTCGCCCTCACCCCCTGCGGGCCGTCCTCATGA
- a CDS encoding thioesterase II family protein, with amino-acid sequence MATNTFAGPFADGAGAPADCALICLPFAGGGAGFYRAWKDLKDLPAGSPAVVPLQLPGREELFIDEPFRDAVVAGERLAEQVADIAGRYGRIALFGHSLGAVLAYEIARNLDGAGTGRPCHLFVSGSPGPWSGRSDRATGLDDAGFLAQVESFAGYKHEALEDPDMRELLLPLLRADVEMHEDYKPVSKDPLHIPVTSLRGTDDELVTREQAGEWRDATAADFELVEIPGSHMYLADDPAPLLAAVTRTLG; translated from the coding sequence ATGGCGACCAATACCTTTGCCGGTCCCTTTGCCGACGGCGCCGGGGCCCCGGCGGATTGCGCATTGATCTGCCTGCCCTTCGCGGGCGGCGGTGCCGGGTTCTACCGGGCCTGGAAGGACCTGAAGGACCTGCCGGCCGGTAGCCCGGCCGTCGTCCCGCTCCAACTGCCCGGCCGCGAGGAACTCTTCATCGACGAGCCGTTCCGGGACGCCGTGGTGGCCGGCGAGCGACTCGCCGAGCAGGTCGCCGACATCGCCGGACGCTACGGCCGCATCGCCCTGTTCGGCCACAGCCTCGGCGCCGTGCTCGCCTACGAGATCGCCCGCAACCTCGACGGGGCCGGCACCGGCCGCCCCTGCCACCTCTTCGTCAGCGGATCGCCGGGCCCGTGGAGCGGGCGCAGCGACCGGGCCACCGGCCTGGACGACGCCGGCTTCCTCGCCCAGGTCGAGTCGTTCGCCGGCTACAAGCACGAGGCGCTGGAGGACCCCGACATGCGGGAGCTGCTGCTGCCGCTGCTGCGCGCAGACGTCGAGATGCACGAGGACTACAAGCCCGTCTCCAAGGACCCGCTGCACATCCCCGTCACCTCGCTGCGCGGCACCGACGACGAGCTGGTCACCCGCGAGCAGGCCGGCGAGTGGCGGGATGCGACCGCCGCGGACTTCGAGCTGGTGGAGATCCCCGGCAGCCACATGTACCTGGCCGACGACCCGGCGCCGCTGCTGGCGGCCGTCACCCGGACCCTTGGCTGA
- a CDS encoding beta-ketoacyl-[acyl-carrier-protein] synthase family protein — protein sequence MSPALPGSAPERHRVVLTGFGVVSSIGIGAAEFTESLKAGRSGAKPISIFDVEGFAHSNGCEVSSFDPGQWVHNTPISSLGRASRFAVGAARMALQDAGLEPAQLAGRRGLISLGTTDGESYELDQLVAVELADGPERMDPEVVRRVSPVRLSTAIAQELGLTNVEAQTIATACSAGNYAIGYGFDAVSSGEAEFALCGGADAMCRKTFTGFYRLGTIAPECCQPFDVNRKGILTGEGAGVLVLERLDSALARGATIYAEVLGYGLNCDAYHQVAPNGASVASCMDIALKNAGVKPEEVDLISAHGTGTKANDITEARAIRDIFGTAPPRTISLKSMLGHTMGAASALGAIASGLAIAHGFIPPTINHTETDPECEIDCVPNHAVEADLRVVQNNGLAFGGNNAIVILGKYEEGQESRENAA from the coding sequence ATGTCCCCAGCGCTTCCCGGCAGTGCGCCGGAAAGGCACCGTGTGGTGCTCACCGGATTCGGCGTGGTGTCCAGCATCGGTATCGGTGCCGCCGAATTCACCGAGAGCCTCAAGGCGGGCCGCAGTGGTGCGAAGCCCATCTCGATATTCGACGTCGAGGGCTTCGCGCACAGCAACGGCTGTGAGGTCTCCTCGTTCGATCCCGGGCAGTGGGTGCACAACACCCCCATTTCCTCTCTCGGCCGCGCGAGCCGCTTCGCGGTCGGCGCGGCCCGGATGGCCCTTCAGGACGCCGGGCTGGAGCCCGCGCAGCTCGCCGGCCGGCGGGGGCTGATCTCGCTGGGCACCACCGACGGCGAGTCCTACGAGCTCGACCAGCTGGTGGCCGTCGAACTCGCCGACGGGCCCGAGCGGATGGACCCCGAGGTCGTCCGCCGGGTGTCCCCGGTGCGCCTGTCGACGGCCATCGCCCAGGAGCTCGGGCTGACGAACGTGGAGGCGCAGACCATCGCAACGGCCTGCTCGGCGGGCAACTACGCGATCGGGTACGGCTTCGACGCGGTGAGCTCCGGCGAGGCGGAGTTCGCGCTGTGCGGCGGCGCCGACGCGATGTGCCGCAAGACCTTCACGGGCTTCTACCGGCTGGGCACCATCGCGCCGGAGTGCTGCCAGCCCTTCGACGTCAACCGCAAGGGCATCCTCACCGGCGAGGGCGCGGGCGTCCTGGTCCTGGAGCGCCTGGACTCGGCGCTGGCGCGCGGCGCCACGATCTACGCCGAGGTGCTCGGCTACGGGCTCAACTGCGATGCGTACCACCAGGTCGCCCCGAACGGCGCCAGCGTCGCGAGCTGCATGGACATCGCGCTGAAGAACGCCGGCGTGAAGCCCGAGGAGGTCGATCTGATCTCGGCGCACGGCACCGGCACCAAGGCCAACGACATCACCGAGGCGCGCGCCATCCGGGATATCTTCGGCACCGCCCCGCCGCGCACGATCTCGCTGAAGTCGATGCTCGGCCACACGATGGGGGCCGCGAGCGCGCTCGGCGCGATCGCCAGCGGGCTCGCCATCGCCCACGGCTTCATCCCGCCGACGATCAACCACACCGAGACCGACCCCGAGTGCGAGATCGACTGCGTGCCGAACCACGCGGTCGAGGCGGATCTGCGGGTCGTGCAGAACAACGGTCTGGCTTTCGGCGGCAACAACGCGATCGTCATCCTCGGCAAATACGAGGAGGGCCAGGAGAGCCGGGAGAACGCGGCATGA
- a CDS encoding beta-ketoacyl synthase N-terminal-like domain-containing protein: MSFPITGVGAVASIGDTPDEIFAGLCAGVSGLAPLRGFDREKFKAQQLFEIDDRSGEGDEPGRATRFLIEAVRQAAADAGLGEDLSGVPVLVGTGLRELRSLELWWRDGIPFDAADLDFGPALRERFGALDAHTFAGACSASLYALALGWDLLEQGEADTVIVAGCDAVTESMFGQADRVQFDPPPAVRPFDRERQGTILGEGAVAVVLRREAAPGRPVRGWLRSVAVNCDAVHPTAPDREGITASIRQAHEAAKAAPGDIDLVLLHATGTPVNDLMEAKVTAEVFAGARPALTGIKSQTGHTSGSAGLMSLLVALSAIASGRIPPIAGLADPLPEAAGLRLVTDTPLAEPVGVAQVNAFGFGGVNAVAIVAGAA, translated from the coding sequence ATGAGTTTTCCGATCACCGGGGTCGGTGCGGTGGCGAGCATCGGGGACACCCCCGATGAGATCTTCGCCGGACTGTGCGCGGGCGTGAGCGGGCTCGCACCGCTGCGCGGTTTCGACCGGGAGAAGTTCAAGGCACAGCAGCTCTTCGAGATCGACGACCGGTCCGGTGAGGGCGACGAGCCCGGCCGGGCCACCCGCTTCCTCATCGAGGCCGTGCGGCAGGCAGCGGCGGACGCCGGTCTCGGCGAGGACCTCAGCGGCGTGCCGGTCCTGGTCGGCACGGGCCTGCGGGAGCTGCGGTCGCTGGAGCTGTGGTGGCGCGACGGCATCCCCTTCGACGCCGCGGACCTGGACTTCGGTCCCGCGCTGCGGGAGCGGTTCGGGGCGCTGGACGCCCATACGTTCGCCGGCGCCTGCTCGGCCTCGCTGTACGCGCTGGCCCTGGGCTGGGACCTGCTGGAGCAGGGCGAGGCGGACACGGTCATCGTGGCCGGCTGCGACGCGGTGACCGAGTCGATGTTCGGCCAGGCCGACCGGGTGCAGTTCGACCCGCCCCCCGCCGTGCGCCCGTTCGACCGGGAGCGGCAGGGCACCATCCTCGGCGAGGGGGCGGTCGCGGTCGTGCTGCGCCGGGAGGCGGCCCCGGGCCGCCCGGTGCGCGGCTGGCTGCGGTCGGTGGCCGTCAACTGCGACGCCGTGCATCCCACGGCGCCGGACCGGGAGGGCATCACGGCGTCCATCCGGCAGGCCCACGAGGCGGCGAAGGCCGCCCCGGGCGATATCGATCTGGTGCTGTTGCACGCCACCGGGACCCCCGTCAACGACCTCATGGAGGCCAAGGTGACCGCCGAGGTCTTCGCCGGGGCGCGGCCGGCCCTGACCGGCATCAAGTCGCAGACCGGCCACACGTCCGGTTCGGCCGGGCTGATGAGCCTGCTGGTGGCCCTGTCCGCCATCGCGTCCGGGCGGATACCGCCGATCGCCGGGCTGGCCGACCCGCTGCCGGAGGCGGCTGGGCTGCGACTGGTCACCGACACCCCGCTGGCCGAGCCGGTAGGGGTCGCCCAGGTCAACGCCTTCGGGTTCGGCGGCGTCAACGCCGTGGCGATCGTGGCGGGTGCGGCATGA
- a CDS encoding SDR family oxidoreductase: MQLQGKTAVITGAARGLGRACATRFAEEGADLVLLDIGQDLDGVPYPLGSGGQLEHTADLCRAHGAAVLTVTADVRRSAECEAAIGQALDRFGSVQVLVNGAGIAAPSGKAVHEITDDEWDLMIDTDLSGAWRMTKAVSAHMVARNEGSVINVASTAGLVGYRHFAGYVAAKHGLIGLTKAAALDYAPHRVRVNALCPGSVRDDPLVEGRMLAEIARSLDVAVEEHEQIFVQAQPMNRLIEPEDIAGAALWLAGDDSRQVTGSTITVDGGFTAR; encoded by the coding sequence ATGCAGCTGCAAGGCAAGACCGCCGTCATCACGGGCGCGGCCCGCGGCCTCGGCCGGGCCTGCGCCACCCGGTTCGCCGAGGAGGGCGCCGACCTCGTCCTGCTGGACATCGGGCAGGACCTCGACGGGGTGCCCTACCCCCTCGGGTCCGGCGGCCAGCTGGAGCACACCGCGGACCTCTGCCGCGCCCACGGCGCCGCCGTGCTCACGGTCACCGCCGACGTGCGCCGGTCCGCGGAGTGCGAGGCGGCGATCGGGCAGGCCCTCGACCGTTTCGGCTCGGTGCAGGTACTGGTCAACGGCGCCGGCATCGCGGCCCCTTCGGGCAAGGCGGTCCACGAGATCACCGACGACGAGTGGGACCTGATGATTGACACCGATCTGTCCGGCGCGTGGCGCATGACGAAGGCGGTCAGCGCCCACATGGTCGCCCGCAACGAAGGCAGCGTCATCAACGTCGCCTCCACCGCGGGCCTCGTCGGCTACCGCCACTTCGCCGGCTACGTGGCGGCCAAGCACGGCCTGATCGGCCTCACCAAGGCGGCGGCACTCGACTACGCGCCGCACCGGGTGCGCGTCAACGCCCTGTGCCCCGGCTCCGTCCGCGACGATCCGCTCGTCGAGGGCCGCATGCTCGCCGAGATCGCCCGCTCCCTCGACGTCGCCGTCGAGGAGCACGAGCAGATCTTCGTCCAGGCGCAGCCGATGAACAGGCTCATCGAGCCCGAAGACATCGCGGGCGCCGCCCTCTGGCTGGCCGGCGACGACTCGCGCCAGGTGACCGGCAGCACGATCACGGTCGACGGCGGTTTCACCGCACGCTGA